A stretch of Brassica rapa cultivar Chiifu-401-42 chromosome A08, CAAS_Brap_v3.01, whole genome shotgun sequence DNA encodes these proteins:
- the LOC103835385 gene encoding omega-hydroxypalmitate O-feruloyl transferase: MQELPDCLYEGNQPALITPSSPTPNHSLYLSNLDDHHFLRFSIKYLYLFQKSPSSQTLKDSLSRVLVDYYPLAGRIKVSDVSAKLEVDCNGEGAVFAEAFMDITCQEFLEHSPKPNKSWRKLLFKVQAPSFLEIPPLVIQVTHLRCGGMILCTAINHCLCDGIGTSQFLHAWAHANNTNASLLVQPFHSRHMLDPRDPPRVTHSHPGFTRTTVEKTSTNFNICKYLQSQPLAPTTLTFTPSLILRLKKTCAPSLKCTTFEALAAHTWCSWARSLDLPLTMQVKLLFSVNMRKKLSPELPQGYYGNGFVLACAESKVQDLVSGNIYHAVKLVQDAKARITDGYVRSTIDLLEDKTVKTDVSCSLVISQWAKLGLEELDFGGGKPMYTGSLTSDIYCLFLPVAGNLDAIKVQVSLPEDVVKRLEYYMVKFLDGKDKEEDHSLA, from the exons ATGCAAGAACTTCCAGATTGCTTGTACGAGGGAAATCAACCAGCCCTAATCACTCCTTCATCCCCCACACCAAATCACTCTCTCTACCTTTCCAACCTAGACGACCATCATTTTCTCAGATTCTCTATCAAGTACCTCTACCTTTTCCAAAAGTCTCCTTCCTCTCAAACCCTCAAAGATTCTCTGTCTAGGGTTTTAGTCGATTACTACCCACTCGCTGGCCGGATCAAAGTCTCTGACGTCAGTGCCAAGCTCGAGGTTGACTGTAATGGGGAAGGTGCAGTTTTCGCGGAAGCCTTCATGGATATAACTTGTCAAGAGTTTCTTGAACATTCACCCAAGCCAAACAAGTCTTGGAGGAAGCTCTTGTTTAAGGTTCAAGCACCTAGTTTCTTGGAGATTCCTCCTCTTGTCATACAG GTGACGCATCTCCGTTGCGGGGGTATGATCCTCTGCACCGCGATCAATCATTGCCTTTGTGACGGCATCGGCACATCGCAGTTCCTACATGCATGGGCCCATGCAAATAACACCAATGCTTCTCTTCTGGTCCAACCGTTCCATTCTCGACACATGTTAGACCCACGAGATCCACCGCGTGTCACACACTCACATCCCGGTTTCACCCGAACCACCGTAGAAAAAACCTCAACCAACTTCAACATCTGCAAGTATTTACAGTCCCAACCGCTAGCTCCCACCACCCTAACCTTCACACCATCCCTAATCCTAAGGTTAAAGAAAACATGCGCTCCCTCGCTAAAATGCACCACGTTCGAGGCACTAGCTGCTCACACGTGGTGCTCTTGGGCTCGATCTCTTGACTTGCCGTTGACCATGCAAGTCAAACTTTTATTCTCAGTCAATATGAGGAAGAAGCTGAGTCCAGAACTTCCTCAAGGGTATTATGGTAATGGATTCGTGCTGGCTTGTGCGGAGAGCAAGGTTCAAGACCTAGTCAGTGGTAACATTTACCACGCGGTGAAATTAGTACAGGACGCGAAAGCGAGGATCACCGACGGATATGTAAGATCAACGATAGATTTACTGGAGGATAAAACAGTAAAAACGGACGTCTCATGCAGTTTGGTTATCTCGCAATGGGCGAAGTTAGGATTAGAGGAGTTGGACTTTGGAGGAGGAAAGCCAATGTATACGGGTTCTTTGACGAGTGACATCTACTGTTTATTTCTGCCGGTGGCAGGAAACTTAGATGCGATTAAGGTTCAGGTGTCGTTGCCGGAGGATGTTGTGAAGAGGCTAGAGTATTATATGGTTAAGTTTTTAGACGGAAAAGACAAGGAGGAAGACCATTCTCTTGCATAA
- the LOC103835384 gene encoding cyclin-T1-3 isoform X2, whose protein sequence is MVMCHRFYMRQSHAKNNWQTIATSSLFLACKAEDEPCQLSSVVVASYEIIYEWDPSASIRIHQTEYYHEFKEFILAGERLLLDTSAFQLLDVELPYKPLAAALNRVNAWPDLATASWNFVHDWLRTTLCLQYKPHVIATATVHLASTFQNGKVGSRRDWWLDFGVTTKLLKEVIQEMCMLIEVDRRRTMPPPPPPRREVAWAIPAPLKPPVHMSRGYPFHSYPLQSYRQPGIW, encoded by the exons ATGGTGATGTGCCACCGGTTTTACATGCGCCAATCTCATGCAAAAAATAACTGGCAG ACGATAGCAACTTCCAGTCTGTTCCTTGCTTGCAAAGCTGAAGATGAGCCGTGTCAACTCTCCAGCGTTGTTGTTGCGTCTTATGAGATTATTTATGAGTGGGATCCTTCTGCCTCAATTAGAATCCATCAAACT GAATATTACCATGAATTTAAAGAATTTATTTTGGCGGGGGAGAGGCTTCTGCTGGACACAAGCGCTTTCCAGCTTCTAGACGTAGAGCTTCCGTACAAACCTCTGGCTGCAGCTTTGAATAGGGTGAACGCTTGGCCTGATCTTGCAACAGCTTCATGGAATTTTGTGCACGATTG GCTTCGGACGACACTGTGCTTGCAGTACAAACCTCATGTGATTGCAACTGCCACTGTGCACCTAGCTTCCACGTTTCAGAATGGTAAAGTTGGCAGCAGGAGAGATTGGTGGTTAGATTTTGGAGTAACAACTAAGCTGTTAAAAG AGGTGATCCAGGAGATGTGCATGCTGATAGAAGTGGACAGAAGGAGGactatgcctccgcctccgcCTCCAAGAAGAGAGGTAGCTTGGGCAATCCCTGCACCCTTAAAGCCTCCGGTCCATATGTCTAGAGGCTATCCGTTTCACAGCTACCCTTTGCAGTCCTATAGACAGCCTGGAATTTGGTGA
- the LOC103835383 gene encoding splicing factor U2af small subunit A, producing MAEHLASIYGTEKDRVNCPFYNKMGACRHGDRCSRIHNRPAISPTLLLANMYQRPDMITPGVDAQGQPLDPRKIQEHFEDFFEDLFEELGKFGEIESLNICDNLADHMIGNVYVQFKEEDQAAAALKALQGRSYLGRPIIGEFSPVTDFREATCRQYEEENCSRGGYCNFMHVKLVSREMRRKLFGRRSYRRGSRSRSISPRGRREYGRRGDRDRDPPRREFSHRERDGEFYRHGSGKRSERGGRDRDGSRRRERSPGGGREGSEERRARIEQWNREREEKEEGGA from the coding sequence ATGGCCGAGCATTTAGCTTCAATCTACGGCACCGAGAAGGACAGAGTGAACTGCCCTTTCTACAACAAGATGGGCGCGTGCCGTCACGGTGACCGCTGCTCTCGCATCCACAACCGTCCCGCCATCTCCCCGACCCTCCTCCTCGCCAACATGTACCAGAGACCCGACATGATCACCCCAGGCGTCGACGCCCAGGGCCAGCCCCTCGACCCGCGCAAGATCCAAGAGCATTTCGAGGATTTCTTCGAGGATCTGTTCGAGGAGCTCGGGAAGTTTGGGGAGATTGAGAGTCTCAACATTTGTGATAACCTCGCTGACCACATGATTGGGAATGTGTATGTTCAGTTCAAGGAGGAGGATCAGGCTGCTGCTGCTTTAAAGGCTTTGCAGGGTAGGTCTTACTTGGGCCGGCCCATTATCGGGGAGTTCTCTCCTGTGACGGATTTTAGGGAGGCCACGTGTAGGCAGTATGAGGAGGAGAATTGTAGCCGTGGTGGGTATTGTAACTTTATGCATGTGAAGCTTGTTTCGAGGGAGATGAGGAGGAAGCTGTTTGGGAGGAGGTCGTACCGAAGGGGGAGTAGGAGTAGGAGTATAAGTCCTAGGGGGAGGAGAGAGTATGGCCGGCGTGGTGATCGTGATCGTGATCCTCCTCGCAGGGAGTTTAGTCATCGTGAGAGGGATGGGGAGTTTTACCGGCATGGAAGTGGGAAGAGGTCGGAGAGAGGAGGCAGGGACAGGGACGGTTCtaggaggagagagagaagcCCTGGTGGTGGGAGAGAAGGAAGCGAGGAGAGGAGGGCGAGGATTGAGCAGTGGAACAGAGAACGTGAGGAGAAGGAAGAGGGAGGAGCATAA
- the LOC103835386 gene encoding probable beta-1,4-xylosyltransferase IRX9H, with the protein MASIRRTLSPVYHDRHYENGGAPFSPSSTSSSPSQKSSGKHSSSSDPKASRRGPWRRPFYQFLAFFLIGFLLGMTPYGQIDDANGTDRDRFNFEIKPPNVEESLERREEVAVDGVSFSAESKNKKEEEEDFAPRKLVIVVTPTYNRAMQAYYLNRVAQTLRLVEAPVLWIVVEGNAASFETSEILRKTGVMYRHLVCKRNMTSVKDRGVHQRNTALEHIELHKLDGVVYFADDDNIYSLELFQSLRQIRRFGTWPVAMLAPSKNKAILEGPVCNGSQVIGWHTNEKSKRLRRFHVDMSGFAFNSTILWDPKRWRRPFSHPTRQLDTVKEGFQETTFIEQVVADERDMEGVPPACSRILNWHLHLDALDVPYPQGWVVQKNLEALITVK; encoded by the exons ATGGCTTCAATCCGGCGAACTCTCTCGCCGGTGTACCACGATCGTCATTACGAGAACGGAGGCGCACCGTTCTCCCCCTCCTCCACGTCATCATCCCCCTCTCAGAAGAGCAGCGGCAAACACAGCTCCTCCTCTGATCCCAAAGCCTCCCGCCGAGGTCCATGGCGGCGTCCGTTTTACCAATTCCTCGCTTTCTTCCTCATCGGCTTCCTTTTAGGTATGACACCGTACGGTCAAATCGATGATGCGAACGGTACCGATCGCGATCGGTTCAATTTCGAGATCAAACCGCCGAACGTCGAAGAATCGTTGGAACGACGGGAAGAGGTGGCCGTGGACGGAGTAAGCTTCTCGGCGGAATCGAAGAataagaaggaggaggaggaggatttTGCGCCGAGGAAGCTTGTAATCGTGGTGACGCCAACGTACAACCGAGCGATGCAGGCGTATTACTTGAACAGAGTTGCTCAGACGCTGAGGCTAGTGGAGGCTCCTGTGCTGTGGATAGTGGTGGAGGGGAATGCGGCGTCGTTTGAGACGTCGGAGATTCTGAGGAAGACTGGGGTGATGTATAGACACTTGGTTTGCAAGAGGAACATGACGAGTGTTAAGGATAGAGGTGTTCACCAGAGGAACACTGCGTTGGAACATATCGAGTTGCATAAGCTCGATGGTGTTGTTTACTTTGCTGATGATGATAATATCTACTCGCTTGAGCTGTTTCAGAGCTTGAGGCAAATCAG ACGATTTGGAACTTGGCCTGTTGCAATGCTAGCGCCAAGCAAGAACAAGGCGATTCTTGAAGGTCCAGTATGCAATGGAAGTCAAGTAATTGGGTGGCACACTAATGAGAAGAGCAAAAGACTACGCAGGTTCCATGTTGATATGTCAGGATTTGCTTTCAACAGCACTATACTCTGGGACCCCAAAAGATGGCGACGTCCCTTCTCACATCCAACCCGCCAACTAGACACCGTGAAGGAAGGTTTCCAA GAGACAACATTTATAGAACAGGTGGTGGCAGATGAAAGAGACATGGAAGGTGTTCCACCAGCTTGCTCGAGGATACTGAACTGGCATCTTCACTTGGATGCCCTGGATGTCCCTTATCCACAAGGGTGGGTGGTCCAGAAGAATCTTGAAGCTCTCATAACTGTGAAGTAG
- the LOC103835384 gene encoding cyclin-T1-3 isoform X1, which translates to MGEEQHPRKRSRQHFEAEETRHISLLKSPRCETAKWYFSKEEIERFSPSRKDGIDLAKESFLRSSYCTFIQRLGMKLHVSQVIIGCAMVMCHRFYMRQSHAKNNWQTIATSSLFLACKAEDEPCQLSSVVVASYEIIYEWDPSASIRIHQTEYYHEFKEFILAGERLLLDTSAFQLLDVELPYKPLAAALNRVNAWPDLATASWNFVHDWLRTTLCLQYKPHVIATATVHLASTFQNGKVGSRRDWWLDFGVTTKLLKEVIQEMCMLIEVDRRRTMPPPPPPRREVAWAIPAPLKPPVHMSRGYPFHSYPLQSYRQPGIW; encoded by the exons ATGGGAGAGGAGCAGCATCCGAGAAAGAGATCTCGACAGCATTTTGAAGCAGAGGAGACCAGACACATATCTCTACTAAAGTCTCCTCGATGCGAAACGGCTAAGTGGTATTTCAGCAAGGAAGAGATTGAGCGTTTCTCTCCTTCTAGGAAAGATGGGATTGATCTAGCCAAGGAGTCGTTTTTACGCTCTTCCTATTGCACTTTCATTCAAAGACTCGGCATGAAGCTTCATGT GTCCCAGGTTATAATAGGGTGTGCGATGGTGATGTGCCACCGGTTTTACATGCGCCAATCTCATGCAAAAAATAACTGGCAG ACGATAGCAACTTCCAGTCTGTTCCTTGCTTGCAAAGCTGAAGATGAGCCGTGTCAACTCTCCAGCGTTGTTGTTGCGTCTTATGAGATTATTTATGAGTGGGATCCTTCTGCCTCAATTAGAATCCATCAAACT GAATATTACCATGAATTTAAAGAATTTATTTTGGCGGGGGAGAGGCTTCTGCTGGACACAAGCGCTTTCCAGCTTCTAGACGTAGAGCTTCCGTACAAACCTCTGGCTGCAGCTTTGAATAGGGTGAACGCTTGGCCTGATCTTGCAACAGCTTCATGGAATTTTGTGCACGATTG GCTTCGGACGACACTGTGCTTGCAGTACAAACCTCATGTGATTGCAACTGCCACTGTGCACCTAGCTTCCACGTTTCAGAATGGTAAAGTTGGCAGCAGGAGAGATTGGTGGTTAGATTTTGGAGTAACAACTAAGCTGTTAAAAG AGGTGATCCAGGAGATGTGCATGCTGATAGAAGTGGACAGAAGGAGGactatgcctccgcctccgcCTCCAAGAAGAGAGGTAGCTTGGGCAATCCCTGCACCCTTAAAGCCTCCGGTCCATATGTCTAGAGGCTATCCGTTTCACAGCTACCCTTTGCAGTCCTATAGACAGCCTGGAATTTGGTGA
- the LOC117127342 gene encoding uncharacterized protein LOC117127342 — protein MDDKTVHHFSHEHGLSRIHVDEECWQLCEACILPSDMGTFLRCKECSFALHEECARLPQEMDHPLHRHRLTLKVKMNINEGFFTCSVCKQYHCGFMYKCRYCGTFKMDAKCASFTEPFKHITHRCPLYLRLENHGYNTSSYLCCGCHKKYPTIVATCTTCEDFSFDFKCLNLPPVVRFKYDIHPLYLYFDTEHNKKQLLEKRQESYSWCDVCEEEIHENLLFYICFDCRISLHVKCILGNYPYMKPGHNIKVEDLNIQIASNTGACRPMCHKCHSLCRDKLVFKEEDLCFCSLTCIRYYL, from the coding sequence ATGGATGACAAAACAGTACATCATTTTAGCCATGAGCATGGCTTATCGAGAATCCATGTCGATGAAGAATGTTGGCAGCTATGTGAAGCATGTATCCTTCCTAGTGATATGGGTACTTTCTTGCGTTGCAAGGAATGCAGTTTTGCCCTCCATGAAGAATGTGCTCGCCTACCACAGGAGATGGATCATCCGTTACATCGCCATCGGTTAACACTGAAGGTCAAAATGAACATCAACGAAGGGTTCTTCACCTGTTCTGTTTGCAAGCAATATCATTGTGGTTTTATGTATAAATGTCGCTATTGTGGGACGTTCAAAATGGATGCAAAGTGTGCTTCCTTTACCGAACCATTCAAGCATATAACCCACAGATGCCCTCTCTATCTTAGACTAGAAAATCATGGTTATAACACATCGTCTTACTTGTGTTGTGGTTGCCATAAAAAATATCCAACTATTGTCGCAACTTGTACCACATGTGAAGACTTCTCCTTCGATTTCAAATGCTTGAACTTACCTCCCGTGGTCAGATTTAAGTATGATATCCATCCACTGTACCTATACTTCGATACAGAACACAACAAGAAACAACTGCTGGAAAAGAGACAGGAAAGTTACTCTTGGTGTGACGTTTGTGAAGAAGAAATACATGAGAATTTATTGTTCTACATATGTTTTGATTGCCGCATCTCTCTACATGTTAAGTGCATCTTGGGAAACTATCCTTATATGAAACCTGGCCATAATATCAAGGTGGAAGATCTCAATATTCAGATAGCTTCAAACACTGGTGCTTGTAGGCCAATGTGCCATAAATGTCACAGTCTCTGCCGAGACAAGTTAGTATTCAAGGAGGAGGATTTATGTTTCTGTTCTTTGACGTGTATTCGTTATTACTTATGA